Part of the Ursus arctos isolate Adak ecotype North America unplaced genomic scaffold, UrsArc2.0 scaffold_1, whole genome shotgun sequence genome, atatatacatacatacacacaggaaACTAAAGACTAAcgtaattttatattaaaatgttaactttgGCTTGCAGTCCCCCTGCTACCCCTTTGCCCTCACTTCTTCCCTCACAAAGATTACACTCCTAAAAGTTAGTGGAATGCTACCTTTTGAAACTGTATTTGGTAGTACTGATGACTGTGCACATCTGGAGAACCCTGGATCTGAGTCttatattccttaaaaaaattaggtAGAAAATCTCCAGTGGTACTTCATACAATTTACAAAGTAGAAGACCATATCCTTTCTCAGTGGGTTAAAACAATAGTCATGGAAGACATATTTTTTGAGGAATATACAACTTAGAACACTTGCAGCAGATATGTTAGAAAACTATTTTGGGTGAGAGGTAGTTAACTGACTTTTCACTGTTTCCTTCAAACGGTAGCCAACCTGCAAAAAGTCTATTCATTGTCCTACAAACCAcaatattcatttttgtattttgaaaacacaATTCTGAATACTTACAGAAtcctttccagtctttttcttaGGTGATTTGTGTTTTGATTCTGATCTTTGTCTAGTTCTGTCTTTTTCACTTTCtcggtctttttcttttttatccttctctcgctcagcatctgactctggagAGTCctgtgtaaataaaaaataacattctgaTGAAGATACCATCATGTTTTTACTATCTCTATATAGGTAATATTTAAGAACATCCATGTATTATAGGGCATGTGTTCCTAGTGTGGTGAAATCTGAATTATTAACCTCAAGGATTCTGTAACATTTCCAAGATTCACTGGAAGGAGTTGGTCTTTTCTTTGGGAAGGAAGACATTCTGATACAGTAACATCACAAAAGAGCTTCACTAAATTaggagagaaagcacacagaTATATCTGTTATGTAAATGTAGACAAACATTACCATTTTCTGCCAACCCAATAAAATGTTGGTTTGTTCAGATATGTATACAGAATGCTGTGATTAGCTTAATCATCTAATAGGCTGAGCATTATATAATAAATTCTTTCTCAAAACTGCAACTAAAAAGCAGGATTATtacttcttaaaagattttatttagagcgcatgtgaacagggggaggggcaaagggagagggagaaagaatcttcagcagactccatgctgagtgcagagcccaacctcatgaccctgacattatgacctgagcagaaatcaagtgtgagatggatgctcaaccaaccgagccacctcAGTGCCCTGAAAACCAGGATTTAAAGTGCAATGTCACAGCCTAAATAAGTGGTCCTTTATTATAAGATATGTATAAATTCAAGTGAGCAGCATGAAGAAAAATTTTGATTCAACAGGTAGTAAATACTCATTCCCACTTATGTTTTGAAAAACTCCTTAGGGTATCCTGATGCATATGTAAAATTAAGAACTAGGAGTAGAGAGAAGCAGGTGAACATTTACACTTGTGATTCTCATCACAGCTGCAAcacaaagatttctttaaaaaagccaGAGTAGGAATCTTAACACTGATGTGTAGTTTATTTTCAAAGCTCACTAGAAGATTTTAATGGAAGATTACGGTGAAGACAAACTATATAATTCCCGAGTTTAGGTGTCCACCTGAACTGTGCTTGACTGCACAGGACTAGACATAAAAGGGGTCTATCTCCACTGAACAAGTTAAGGGCTAAAACCTAGGTGCAGTATAACAAGTTAAAAGTTTGCTTACAGATTTATGTCTCctcttcttgcttttcttcttatGTTTTTTTGACTTCTTATAACTTCTCTCTAAGCAGCATGAGAAGAAAAAGTCTGAATTTGAGGACATCCAAgtgccactgatttttttttctttaaagttttattttggaaagacaGCGAGTGTGCGGGGGgcaggtgcagaaggagagagtcttaagcagactccgtgctgagcaggggtTTGATCTCAGGGGAGATAAGGACCAAGAGCTAGACGCTTATACAACAACGCCCCCCAAGTGCCAACGATTCTATTCAAGTTAAAAGAAATGCTTACCAGACTCAGCACTAGAAGAATGTTCTGAGGCAGACCGAGACTCTGATcgctgtctttttttctttgaatggcTGTCATCATCATCTGAATCTGACCCCTGTACAatacatataatttcattcataacgatgttaataaatatttcaatacaCTTACAGTGCCATAATAAACCTCCTTACCGATCTAGAACGGGAACGTTTCCTGTgatgttttttagattttttagaaTGTTTCTTGTTCTTTGAATGATGATGTTGACATTCATGCTACaggcacaaaagaaaaagaatttcagaagttTACATTTACTTTAGAGGCAGatcataaacaatttttaaatgctatACAAAAGTTATTAGAGTAAAAATCTTACTCTCGTTTTGCACATTTAGGATGTACTTCCTTGAAACTGCAAAAAATTAACAGTTAAAATGTTCTGTTACTTCCTAACCATTCCATACCCACTCATTTTGAcatctaaaaacaacaaaatattaagaaagaaagcaCTTCTTACAGGAACGAGAATGGTATGCTTTAGTAGGGACAATTGATATACTCCAGAAAAGTATAATCTGTAGAACGGCCACACTGCTTtcaaaaccaatgaaataaaattacattcaGACATGGTTTTTCTGATGAATCTGGCTTTGGTCAGTGAGCTAGTCTTGGCACCGTGAAAAAGAACTACCTCAGAGCCATCTTTGAACTAAGATAAACGAGGCTGGTCTCAGAATAAAGCAAAAGCtaatcctttttttcctccacctAAGGAGCATTCCTTTCCTAGTCAAAGGTAAGACCTCCAAAGACAATCTAACTCACCacatgaaatcagagaaggaaatgttGTCTCTGTGGATTTTAATGACTTTGAAAATAATTCTGCTTCAGTTtacaagaaaatggaaataaaacatctGACTCAGAAGGGAAGCTCTCCTTTTACTCTATGTCACTGAATTCTAAATTCTTTCTCCTAACTCAAAGACTCAGATTGCTAAGGTCCCAAAACTACAATCTTCAGCTCCATTTAAGACCTCACCACTTTACTCCGAGCACAGGTCACCAGAGAATCTCGATGATTATAAATTGGGGGACAATGTTAAGACACCAGCCAGAGCAGAACTTCTCACAATTAAATGTACATTCTATTCTAGTGCTTGAGAATCTTCCTGAAATGATGCTTCTGATGCAGGATTTCTGCCaatggggcctgagattctgaatTATTAACTAGCTCCCAAGTAATGTAGATGCTGTTGCTCTCAAACACACTTTGAAAAGACCTACAGGCCAACAGGACTAGATCTAGATGCAGCTAAGAGATAAAGTGCATGTGGATACATGTTAACAGAGCAAACTGTTGTCAACACTGAAATTCATTAAGAACAAGAAATCCAAGGAAACAGTGAACAATTAAGTGACCTGCAATGCCTAATGACCATACCACGCCAACACTTTAATGTTAAATATATGCCAGTTTTCAGCATGTTGTAAAGTATCACTATGCCCAGAACTGGCAGGGTAGCGTTACTTGTTAAAAGCACTGACCCTGGAGTCAAACAGCCTGTGCTGGAATCCTTTCCTGCAAATTACTTCTCTTTACCTCAATTTGCTCATCTGtaacttcacagggttgttgtgaggattaagttcATATATGCAGTGTCTGTAAAACtgttagaacaatgcctggctcCACAAAGGCACCAAATGTTTTTATTCAGTAATTACTAGTCTATGTAGCATATTTACTATATACAAGCACCTACCTAAAATCTTCATCAAAATACCCTTATATTCAGCTAATGGAGTAACTTGCAATTTTATCAGTTATTTTAACGAAAACTTATTCCATTATTTTCCAGACCTCCCTGAGCATTTAACACATCTGACAGTGTAATATTTGAAATGTGTACTTAAAAAGCTGTTTACGTTTTCTTCAGGTTTACCAGTCATTACAGAAGGCTGCTGAACTCAATTTCTAAAACACTGTAAAAACGTGAAATAAATACGAACTGCCTCTACAAAGACATCTTCATATTCAGATCCAAGCTTAGTTTCTTTTACTTAAAGGCAGTTtctacagaaaaatcatttccttAACCATCTCAGATAATGACATTTGTATAGAAGCagtataatttaagaaacatactTTGATCAAACTAAATTCaacttttgtttgtatttttctttattttgaggtAGTGAATTATGAGAATACTAAAATTACCTCAAGCACatgcataaaatctttaaatattcgTTTTCTTTCAGACTCTAGAGTTATGTCCTCAAATGCTGGCTCTTTTACAAATCTCTCCCGAATctgaaaaattaagaatacaTGAATACCAAGAAAAGTGTACCAATATGACTAAAAAGAATCACAACAGCAAGTGGTAACTATGACAGCCCCATCCCCTCTAAGTCTATtatatttctttccctctgaagtccaaaacatttttaataattattcctAAATGCAGGATCAGAGCTGactttatacttttaaataatctcagtatatttaatttatactGTACAAATAACTTCAGCTTTTTTTGTGGCTATAAAATGGGAGgtaattaaagatatttttatcttcAATTGTAAAGGAAACAGAttagaaagaatttacaattatACATACATCTTCCCAGACAGCATCCAATTCTATTGGAGGAGTAGCTTGTTTCAACATACTCTTAAATGCAGATTCTTTTCGTTTCATTTTCCGAGCCTCCTCTTTTTCTCGTTCGCGTTCACGGGCTTCTGCCTTTTCTAGTAACTTTTAGAAAATCATATTTAATCAGAATAGTACATTTGAAGTAATACTTAATTTAAGCATTCTCAATTTAAGCATTCTCCCATCATTTATAAGTTATGGGCCAATTTATAACACCAATCAATTCTACCAAAGGAAACTTCATCATTAGCCCATTAtctaaatacattattttcttttactttactaCTCAGTAAAACCCTAGTCATAAGCCTACAGCTTAAGTACTTTTagctgaatatattaaaaactgtaCTAAAGTAGTTGTTGAGTAAAACCTAAACCTAGTTGTTTTTCATAGTAAAGATGATAACTTACACTGTTGAAAGCCAACTTAATATTTCCGGCATCTAATGTGGTTGACCTTTTAGTTGAACTGATTATGGCCACAAAGTCTTCGAAGGTAGTATTTACTTCAACTACAAATCCTTTATCCTAAGAAAGAGAACTCTTGTTAACACTAATACATAAATCAAAGAAACATAgtatcaacttttaaaattaaaacatactaCAGATTAACAATAAACAGTAAGTACAGCATTTACCTTTAgaatgtcttttattattttcttctcatcaTGATAACGTGCTTTAAGATCCTCAACATAAAACTTGAAAAGGTCAAGTGCAGTTGATCCTAATGAAAAAACTAAAGAAGTCAAAAGCTAGCTCTAACCAAAGAGCTGCAATtacttttttgtttataaaataaaataaagcacccCTCCATTCCCCAACACAACCACCTGCCTCTTTGGCCCATCCCAACTACTACTGTAACTATAAACTGGGAAGAAAAGAATCTCACCCGGTTGACCAAGCATATTAGTAAATCTAATGTCGGAACTAATTGTTGGATACAATTCCATCCAAGATGACATAGAATGCAGTTGTCCATGTTCATGCAGTTCATCTAAAAATATCTGGGGAGGgaaaacccaacaataacaaatACCCATTATACTGAAAAGTCATCTTTAAGGACATTGGAAATATCAGTGTAACATGAAAACACACTTAAAAACAGCAATATTTGAAACTCTTGTACTACTAATGTATCTCAAATATGTTTAAGGTACAAAGAATACTTGCtctttgatgaaaataaaatcctttagGCAAAATCCTCTTCTGCACTTCAAAGAAAAGGATCTTTGAAAAACTACATTATTTTCCAGGCTTCAGTTTATTGTTAAGATGGAACATcattacagtttaaaaaatatatatatataaaagtacaaGTTAACTAGAAACATTAGGTGTTATCCCTAATAATGAGGCTAAAGAAATGTGTTTACATGTTTCCTGTAAAATACACTTTTTGTTTTTAGACAGTGTCCAATGTGTTCtgactgtggctttttttttttcttttaattaataaatgtggGCCTCTAAGAGGATTATTTTACTGAAGTGATACATATAGTAGTTTGAAGAACCAAGACTCAACCTCACATCTGATTTAAAAACccatttcctggggtgcctgtgtggctcagttaagcatctgcctttggctcaggtcttatttcagactccctgctcatcggagagtccgcttctccctttgcccccctcccccactcttgctctcttaataaaatcttaaaaaaaatcccagaaaaacaaaaaacttatttcctttcttccatgttAATTTTATGCCCTAAATCTAAATCTTTATATGCTTATTCCAacttctttgtcctttttcaGTATTCGCTGATTTTCAGGACAACATATTGGGACTTTTGTACTCAACAATTTTCACATTTCCTGCTTCCCCAAATCCTTAGGGtgtttatttctatatacaaCTGTCTCTAAAGAACTATGGCCCAAAATTCTGCTCCTGGAATTTCTATGCCTGCACTGTTCAACATGGTAGACACAGGTCAAATGTAGCTTCTAAGCACATGAAATGTGGCTCGTCTGAACAGAGATGTGTCATCAGTATATAACACACAATGATTTTGAAGATTACCaagcaatttctttaaaaaaaaaaaaaacaaaaccgattccatattaaaataatattttggatatgctGGGTAAATTAAAGatcactaaaattaaaacacttaaaatcatATATGAGGCATACAAATTTCTACTGGATATCAATGCCCTGAACAAAACCATACACCTATCATCTCCACttctcttcaaacattttttttttaaagatttttatttatttgacagagagagagagacagccagcgagagaggtaacacaagcagggggagtagaagaggaagaagcaggctcccagtggaggagcctgatgtggggcttgatcccagaacgtcgggatcacaccctgagctgaaggcagacgcttaacaactgagccacccaggcacccctctcttcaAACATTCTTGAATGCAAGAACAAAGTAACATGCTGATACCAGTTATAGTAACAGTAATCAGAAACCATAGCCATATTTTAGGCTTGACTAAAAGACCCATGTGGACTTTACCTCAGGATTTCCCTTCCAGTTCCAGAATTGACATAATACATTCTATTTTCTGTGACCCAGATTaccttatttttattgtataacTATTTTATCATAtagttctcctttttttaaaccaCTGCAAAACCTTCATAAGAGCCCTTAAAGTTCAATGGttgcagaatattaaaaaaaccaaaaaaatgctcttcccttcttcccaggcACAAGGCTGCTCAGTTAGAATGTAGGTTTTCCAGCCTCCTTTGTATTTAGTTGCAGCCATGTGACTAAATTTTCAGCAGCTAAATATGAAGTAGAGTACAACTTCTACACCACGGGCTTTAAGAATAAACTATCTTTTCAACTTCTTCCAAGCCGAAGAGTGATAATGTAGACAACAAACTCCTGATTATGCATGGAAAGCTAACGGCCTAGGGCAATTCTCAAATTGCCAGAAGCATCACTATCACCTAGAAACttctagaaatataaattctcaGAACTAACCCTAGACCTACTGAAGCAAGTTCTAGGGTTGAAGCTAAAGAAATCTGtggttttaagaattctttgaatGATCCTACAGGAAACCACTACAATAAAGGAACCCGTAAAAGTAAGAAATGTTAAGGTTTTATGGAATGAGGACAGAAGGAATGCTATTGGCTAAGGCATTTAAGATGGTTTAGTGACCTTTGGCAGGAGActaagagtttatttaaaagCTCTCTAGgcgggatgcctggctggctcagttgacaaagcatgtgactcttaatcttggggttgtgagttcaagctccacactgggcacagagattacttaaaaaaaaaaaaaagtcctctagGTGATTTAGATGCACGCTAAGTTTTGAGTACTCCTGCCTTAGGGAATGGCAATGTGCCCTTATCCTACACCAGATAACTGTTAtcattaaaggagaaataaacttaAGTCACTgtaatttatcatttatcttaCTACAGTGTTTAATGGAAGAgatcctaggtggctcagctgattaagcatctgcctttggcccagtcatgatctcaggtcctgggatcaagtcccaagtggggctccctggtcagcagggagcctgcttctttccctccctccccgctcatgcgatttctgtctctcaagtaaataaagaaaatcttaaaaaaagaaaaaaaggctgcACAGATTCAGATTGTGGCTCCACTATTTAGTCTTTGAATTTGGGTAAGTCACTTCGCCTGAGTCCATTTCCTTATCTTATATAAATGGACAAAACCAAAATAGTACCAAATCTTAGAAggctataataaaaatttaagtgatTATCAATTTAAAATGTGTAGCAGTAAACAATGCTAACTGCTATTAATACAGTTACTGAAATGAGCAATCGGgtgaaatataaaatgcaaaactcatTACTCCATGATATTCTCTATTAACGAGAGGATAAAAGTGACATCTGGAGGTGAAAATGAGCCACTGgcttatataaaaaatatgtaatttcaaCTTCTATGTATAGCATTTAAGAACTATGGCCCATCCCCAAACTATATATCCCATATCATTCCCTACTATTCTCTAGACACTAAAAATCAACTAATTTAATCAATcatcaaaacatattttttcagtCTTCTCTCATGCTATTCCTCTTCCCCAAGTGAAACCTTAGCCAATTTACCAGTACGCATCTTAAATATCAAGTCTGCTACAGCCTTTTATGTTCCCCTGGCCTAAAATGGCTGTTTTCCTTCAGTTAAATGTGTATGGATCCTCCACAAAGCCTAAATTAATGATCTGGGATGAGGGAGTCTCAAAATTGTTCCTATCACTGTTGAAGCTCACTAACTATAGTATGAAATTAAgctaaaaaagagatttttttaattacctgaaAAGATTCTCTGTTTTTACGCTGCCGTCTCCTTTCTCTCAGCaaactcttctgtttttcttcttcttcttccttttctaaagCTCGGATGTGTTCTTCAAAGCAAATTaatgcatcttctttatccatgtcTAGAGAGTttcccagttaaaaaaaattaaaatgtccaatATCAGTAAGGAAAGCAGTTTATTTACACTAACTTCctataaatttcaaatacacCTTTCCAAAATAATTGTAATTAAACTCAAATATGACTTGTCATCACCTAAAtaggaaatgatttaaaaaattccaaaaccACCTCATTAAAAGATATCTTGAATTCGAGGGTGAAATAAAGACCATGCATAAGACacaattaaggaaaataaaactgttacTGTAAAATTTGTCAACATTAGAATTACCCAAGGAGATTTTCACAGGATAGAATTTTAGGCCCTACCCACACCTATTGAATGAAGCATAGTATTCAGAGGGGTAATCCACAAAGCcgtaatttaaaaagcaactaggtaagtcagaaaaagaatcTGGGTAAGCTTAATGCAGGATAATGCTAATACAATTTTTCGTGTTTGCAAATCTCTAAAGCTTTTATCTCAAAGAGACAGTGTAAAATTGTGGTATCTAGTTCGTACTAAATTACACAAAAATGGTAAAAAACAATTTCAGGTTTGAtctacaataaatatattttaaggattATCTGATAGTATTTACTTCCATGAATAATGAAACTCAATTCTCTATTTGGAAACCAACAAAACACTGTATCAGTAATGGACACAcgaggggtgccagggtggctccgttgggtaagcatctgactcctgattttggctcaagaTCCTCAGCGTTttaagactgagccctgcatcgggctgggtgtggaatctgcttaagatctctctttccctttccctctgcccctccccaacctaaagaaggaaaggaaaaaagaaaaaaaaaaggaatgaacaaacAATTGCGTAAAATTCAGTTCGTGACCTCATAATAAAAGTGAGAATTCTCTGCTATTGTACTTCTAAAAAGCTTTCTCGCATTTAATCTTTATTCTTACTCTGTAATTCCTCATCTTCTGCAAAAGTTGGATTATCCATCAGATACTGCTGAGCTTCAGACCAGGTAGTAGAGTATGTTACATTAGCCATGTTGTCAAGTATGTTTTTTAAGGCTTCCCAATTTCTCTTTCGTAACTGCTTTGCTTGCTCCTAAACCAAAAGAATGATTACACGTTTTAAGGttcaaataaaatatggtatttgaACTGCAATCAGTGAGAATTTCTTTACATTCTAAATGATGCTCAAATTTCATGTTacccatttattttaaatatcaacacTACTTTTCCAGTTATCTTGTCAAACTTCTTAGCTTGGTGACTGCttaccttcaattttttttttaacctctcttcTAAGAAGCTGGAATCTGGAAACCGTATCTCCCCAACAACTCCATAAATCTCTCTTCCTATAACTATGCATTGTAGATAGAGTCTAAAACTAAAGTTACTGTCAACAAGTCACACAACAGGCAAATGCCACAGTCTTCAACCACTTTCAATTATGTTCAAATTTTTGGTAATACTTACATTTCTAAACATCTCCTTAAGACCGAATAATACATAACTTACTgcataaataaaacagataagaGGTGTTTTCAAACACTATTCTGCAAGCACACTGTAGTGGTAACAATTATATATTACTGCCGTTCTTGTATAGAAAACTTACATAAATgcattataaacaaaaatactgaGTATTTAAAGAAcctaatgagttaaaaaaaaaatcttcaaaagtgGGCATAAGACAGCCAATTAATGACAATTCAAATAACAGCTGGATAAATCTGTACCTAATGTGTCCACATCAGTACTTACCATTACAGGAGCTACCCATTTTTAATCCAACTTCTAATAAAGAGATTTGCTACACCACATAAATTGAATAAACCAAACAATTAAAATGGACATGTTATAAAATAACTCCTAATCGGAATGAAGAAATATCTTGTTTTATCTATAAATACTAACAACTAAGAGTGAgtaataccttttctttttttgaaagaaagaataaaacatctTCATAGATTTCAAGACGATCACGTTCCGATATCGCATTCCAGACTTCCATCTCTCCAAACATTTGCTCtgcttttctaataaaataattaaatgttattCTATATtactcaataaaaattaattttaagctTACCCTGATGAACACTCTAAGTTCATGAGTGTATTATATAGGAAAACTTTtggataattaagaaaaataacaaaatagctTAGGCCTCCATTCCTCCCTAGAGATGGagtggatatttcttttttctttcttttcttgaagatttacttatttatttgagagagagagaaagaaagaaggaggaggagggagagagaggaaggaagaggcagggagagggagaatcccaggcagatgccgagctgagccaggagcctgatgcggggacccatctcatgaccctgagatcatgacctgaactgaaaccaggagtaggacacttaacctactgagccacccaggcgccccaaggagtgGATAATTCTAATTGGGCCATGTTTTGTAGTCAAGGCTGTATTTCTTAGGGTAGCAATAAACACTAACAAACTGTTCTTGGAACTAAATTATAGACTTCAAAAAGTTGCTAGAACTTTagttaatacatataatatgactatttaaagaaaagaatctttactaatgcttttctaaaaaattgaggaaaataagaaagtaCATATGGAAAATGAACTTATtgcaaaaatgttaaatttatatatatatatatatatatatatatattttttttttttttttttttttttaagtaggctccacacctagtgttGAGCCCAacatgtggggcttaaactcacaaccctgagagcaagacctgaaCTGGattcaagagtcagacgcttaaccgactaagccactcaggcgcccctcagtttttatattaaatagaAAGGAGTCAGGCTTATATTATTACATTCAGTCTACCCCTCTTTTGTTCTAGTCTCTAATTAATAACTAAGTCTATAAGTTAAATTCTACATTTAACTACTGATTTATCTTGTACCTTATGAAACTGCCACACTCATAATCATTTAGCTTTAATGAGTATCTACTTTGGATTAATTACTACACTTAGCAAAAAGTCTGACACAGAAACAGTGCAGTAAACATATCCTATGCATTACTAAAGATCTTACTTGTATCTGGTTGTGGAAGTCATTTTCTCATGATTTTCAAGAAAACGCTGAAAGGATTCCTTTGCCTCTTTGTATTTCGatcttgcttcttccttttcttctttctctgtctgtacTTTGTAAGCATTAAAGGcttgctttttttcactcaacTTTGCTAAAGCACTAAATAGAAATAGGATACCATATAACAGTAAATGAAGGCAGGATGATCAAATGTCaatgctttgaagaaaaaaaagatttcattcacaaattaagaaaatttcagtaagattttaaaaattaataaacaattacagaaaataatttctactttaaaaaacttttaatttcatCTGTACTCAAATTGTATGACAAGCTTTCTGGCTTTTTGGGGTCTTATCTGACATAAAACAACTGTTCTTGGTATCTAAAGTAAGAGAAGAcaatgaaagttaaaaatttttactattttacacaatttttaatttgctagggttggaaaagtaaataaaaaacctCAAGTGTTACCTGTATCGTGGATCATTAATGATCATTTTCATAGCTTGTTCCCATGAAGCATTAGATGGTACCCGCTGAAAACCatttaatgacaaaattaaaattttgcacAAATATTGTAAAAGTCATACAACAGGAAATAAAGTATAATACTCACTGCAAACATCAAGCACTTCCCTTTGCTCAAGTTTGAAAGAGGTCTAATAATTTCTTATTGAACCAAGGCAAACCTGGGTAATATACATACagactaaaaagaaaacttaaactGATATTTAACAGAGCAAGAATACTTTTCTTAAGACTATTCGTTAAAACATAAACAAGTTTTTTgaataaaaaacatattaaatacaGAGGTAGAATGTGTTGTGCAGCACACTGTACACAAGAATTTTTTGGTGAAAATCAGTTTCACAAAACTATTCTTCAAAAAAGGCAAATTTAGTTCATTTTTGGTTGTAACAGTTTATAAAA contains:
- the PRPF40A gene encoding pre-mRNA-processing factor 40 homolog A isoform X8, giving the protein MQATPTEAEGELPQSCVSAAHSDWTVGKPVSLLAPLIPPRSAGQPLTFGPSGRQPLRSLLVGMCSGSGRRRSSLSPTMRPGTGAERGGLMMGHPGMHYAPMGMHPMGQRANMPPVPHGMMPQMMPPMGGPPMGQMPGMMSSVMPGMMMSHMSQASMQPALPPGVNNMDVAAGTTSGAKSMWTEHKSPDGRTYYYNTETKQSTWEKPDDLKTPAEQLLSKCPWKEYKSDSGKPYYYNSQTKESRWAKPKELEDLEGYQNTIVAGSLITKSNLHAMIKAEESSKQEECTTTSTAPVPTTEIPTTMSTMAAAEAAAAVVAAAAAAAAAAAAANASASTSASNTVGGTGPVVPEPEVTSIVATVVDNENTVTISTEEQAQLTSTPAVQEQSMEVSSNTGEETAKQETVADFTPKKEEEESQPAKKTYTWNTKEEAKQAFKELLKEKRVPSNASWEQAMKMIINDPRYSALAKLSEKKQAFNAYKVQTEKEEKEEARSKYKEAKESFQRFLENHEKMTSTTRYKKAEQMFGEMEVWNAISERDRLEIYEDVLFFLSKKEKEQAKQLRKRNWEALKNILDNMANVTYSTTWSEAQQYLMDNPTFAEDEELQNMDKEDALICFEEHIRALEKEEEEEKQKSLLRERRRQRKNRESFQIFLDELHEHGQLHSMSSWMELYPTISSDIRFTNMLGQPGSTALDLFKFYVEDLKARYHDEKKIIKDILKDKGFVVEVNTTFEDFVAIISSTKRSTTLDAGNIKLAFNSLLEKAEAREREREKEEARKMKRKESAFKSMLKQATPPIELDAVWEDIRERFVKEPAFEDITLESERKRIFKDFMHVLEHECQHHHSKNKKHSKKSKKHHRKRSRSRSGSDSDDDDSHSKKKRQRSESRSASEHSSSAESERSYKKSKKHKKKSKKRRHKSDSPESDAEREKDKKEKDRESEKDRTRQRSESKHKSPKKKTGKDSGNWDTSGSELSEGELEKRRRTLLEQLDDDQ
- the PRPF40A gene encoding pre-mRNA-processing factor 40 homolog A isoform X4; protein product: MCSGSGRRRSSLSPTMRPGTGAERGGLMVSEMESHPPSRGPGDGERRLSGSSLCSSSWVSADGFLRRRPSMGHPGMHYAPMGMHPMGQRANMPPVPHGMMPQMMPPMGGPPMGQMPGMMSSVMPGMMMSHMSQASMQPALPPGVNNMDVAAGTTSGAKSMWTEHKSPDGRTYYYNTETKQSTWEKPDDLKTPAEQLLSKCPWKEYKSDSGKPYYYNSQTKESRWAKPKELEDLEAMIKAEESSKQEECTTTSTAPVPTTEIPTTMSTMAAAEAAAAVVAAAAAAAAAAAAANASASTSASNTVGGTGPVVPEPEVTSIVATVVDNENTVTISTEEQAQLTSTPAVQEQSMEVSSNTGEETAKQETVADFTPKKEEEESQPAKKTYTWNTKEEAKQAFKELLKEKRVPSNASWEQAMKMIINDPRYSALAKLSEKKQAFNAYKVQTEKEEKEEARSKYKEAKESFQRFLENHEKMTSTTRYKKAEQMFGEMEVWNAISERDRLEIYEDVLFFLSKKEKEQAKQLRKRNWEALKNILDNMANVTYSTTWSEAQQYLMDNPTFAEDEELQNMDKEDALICFEEHIRALEKEEEEEKQKSLLRERRRQRKNRESFQIFLDELHEHGQLHSMSSWMELYPTISSDIRFTNMLGQPGSTALDLFKFYVEDLKARYHDEKKIIKDILKDKGFVVEVNTTFEDFVAIISSTKRSTTLDAGNIKLAFNSLLEKAEAREREREKEEARKMKRKESAFKSMLKQATPPIELDAVWEDIRERFVKEPAFEDITLESERKRIFKDFMHVLEHECQHHHSKNKKHSKKSKKHHRKRSRSRSGSDSDDDDSHSKKKRQRSESRSASEHSSSAESERSYKKSKKHKKKSKKRRHKSDSPESDAEREKDKKEKDRESEKDRTRQRSESKHKSPKKKTGKDSGNWDTSGSELSEGELEKRRRTLLEQLDDDQ